In Fructilactobacillus cliffordii, a single genomic region encodes these proteins:
- the rpmG gene encoding 50S ribosomal protein L33, which translates to MRVHITLECTECHERNYLTSKNRRNNPDRLELEKYCPRERKVTLHRETK; encoded by the coding sequence ATGCGTGTACACATCACTTTAGAATGTACTGAATGCCACGAACGCAATTACTTAACATCTAAAAATCGTCGTAATAACCCCGACCGTTTAGAATTAGAAAAGTATTGCCCACGTGAAAGAAAAGTTACATTACATCGGGAAACAAAATAA